In the genome of Quercus robur chromosome 3, dhQueRobu3.1, whole genome shotgun sequence, one region contains:
- the LOC126719844 gene encoding uncharacterized protein LOC126719844 produces the protein MFASEEWAKSPYAKKSDGINVQLIVLSDPKFWPAIKFCLKCVIPLVKVLRLVDGDAKPAMGYIYEAMDRAKEQIRKNFNDVQRRYRPILRLIETRWELQLHRPLHAAAYFLNPKFHYDPNFVANEEVRVGLYEVIERMCPTTLERCRIDLQLEKFDKAEGLFEKEMAILTRTKKQPALRWESYGVHCKELQNLAIRVLSLTCSATGCERNWSTFDHVHTKKRNRLEQQRVNALVFVNYNINLELRQIKREENGDSYDPICLSDMESDDEWITEKEEPCLPEDTSWMDIHECFEVNEEGCSRKRKRGPRNLNAKKKSKEKFIEVEEPEEIVDVGDDEEDVQEDANDEMILQDDEDDNFIDLDYGDDFDDFD, from the exons ATGTTTGCATCTGAGGAATGGGCTAAGAGTCCCTATGCAAAGAAAAGTGATGGCATTAATGTCCAATTAATTGTCTTGAGTGATCCAAAGTTTTGGCCTGCTATTAAATTTTGCTTGAAATGTGTGATCCCGTTAGTAAAAGTTTTAAGGCTTGTAGATGGTGATGCAAAACCAGCAATGGGCTACATATATGAAGCTATGGATAGAGCAAAAGAGCAAATCCGGAAAAATTTTAATGATGTGCAAAGGAGATATAGACCTATATTGAGACTTATTGAAACTAGATGGGAGCTTCAACTTCATAGGCCTTTACATGCAGCAGCTTATTTTCTCAATCCTAA GTTTCATTATGATCCCAACTTTGTTGCAAATGAAGAAGTGAGAGTTGGACTTTATGAAGTGATTGAAAGGATGTGTCCTACAACTTTGGAGAGGTGTAGGATTGATCTACAATTGGAGAAATTTGATAAAGCTGAGGGTttgtttgaaaaagaaatggcTATACTTACAAGAACAAAGAAGCAGCCAG CATTGCGGTGGGAAAGTTATGGAGTACATTGCAAAGAGCTTCAAAACTTAGCTATACGTGTCTTAAGCCTAACTTGTAGTGCAACGGGATGTGAAAGAAATTGGAGTACTTTTGATCATGTACacactaaaaaaagaaatcgTCTTGAGCAACAAAGAGTGAATGCTTTGGTGTTTGTAAACTATAATATTAATTTGGAGTTGAGacaaataaagagagaagagaatggTGACTCATATGATCCAATTTGTCTATCGGATATGGAATCTGATGATGAATGGATTACCGAAAAGGAAGAACCTTGCTTGCCAGAAGATACTTCATGGATGGACATTCATGAATGCTTTGAAGTTAATGAGGAAGGATgtagtagaaaaagaaagagag gtcCAAGAAATTTGAAtgccaaaaagaaaagtaaagaaaaatttattgaagtTGAAGAACCAGAAGAGATAGTGGATGTTggagatgatgaagaagatgtaCAAGAAGATGCCAATGATGAAATGATTTTGcaagatgatgaagatgataaCTTCATTGACTTGGACTATGGAGatgattttgatgattttgattag
- the LOC126719842 gene encoding uncharacterized protein LOC126719842: protein MDNNFNDVTLSTFKNSLLAKHGLRKFLTGKLATSTRQLIDWIDKYKQVEEDQLQGKGKEKVIPQERRDFRLDRYNSSCLRRDFVGQSRAANTQTVNIVFRESVHRVLEKIKNEPYFKWPNKMAGESTRSNQNFYCQYHQDHGELQEPLELLGPASMRRKVEHHSGGHQGQTHQEPQKDTALRSPVGTINVILAAPV from the coding sequence ATGGACAACAATTTTAACGATGTCACCCTCAGCACCTTCAAAAACAGTCTCCTAGCCAAGCACGGCTTGAGGAAGTTTTTGACTGGCAAGCTGGCCACCAGTACGCGCCAACTGATAGATTGGATCGACAAGTATAAACAAGTAGAGGAAGACCAGCTGCAAGGTAAGGGAAAAgagaaggttatccctcaggagaggagggatttcaggttggACCGATATAACAGCAGCTGCCTGAGGAGAGATTTCGTAGGGCAATCCAGAGCAGCCAACACACAGACTGTCAATATTGTATTCCGAGAATCAGTACATCGAGTGttggagaaaatcaagaacGAGCCCTACTTCAAGTGGCCGAATAAAATGGCGGGAGAGTCCACGAGGAGCAATCAGAACTTTTATTGCCAATATCACCAAGACCACGGAGAACTGCAGGAACCTCTAGAACTACTTGGACCAGCTAGTATGAGGAGGAAAGTTGAACATCACTCCGGGGGTCATCAAGGCCAAACCCACCAGGAACCCCAGAAAGATACTGCCCTAAGGTCACCCGTGGGGACGATCAATGTAATCCTAGCCGCGCCAGTATGA